The following are encoded together in the Parabacteroides chongii genome:
- the metK gene encoding methionine adenosyltransferase — MSYLFTSESVSEGHPDKVADQISDALLDEFLAYDKNSKVACETLVTTGQVVLAGEVKSSAYVDVQEVARGVIEKIGYTKSEYQFEAKSCGVFSAIHEQSGDINRGVEREDPYNQGAGDQGMMFGYATNETENYMPLALDLSHSLLWELADIRKNENELMPYLRPDAKSQVTIEYDDNGKPLRIDTIVVSTQHDEFIGPKGISQEEADIAMQKKIAADVKKILIPRVKAQYPAHVQALFNDDIIYHVNPTGKFVIGGPHGDTGLTGRKIIVDTYGGKGAHGGGAFSGKDPSKVDRSAAYAARHIAKNLVAAGVADEMLVQVSYAIGVAKPMNIFVNTFGRANVKLSDGEIAEKIWNLFDMRPKAIEERLKLRNPIYLETASYGHMGRKPELVTKTFTSRYNPEPTICEVELFTWEKLDYVDKVKEAFGL; from the coding sequence ATGAGTTATTTATTCACCTCCGAATCGGTGTCCGAAGGGCACCCCGATAAAGTAGCCGATCAGATATCGGATGCTTTGCTGGATGAGTTTCTTGCCTATGACAAGAACTCGAAAGTTGCTTGCGAAACCCTTGTTACAACCGGACAGGTTGTCTTGGCTGGAGAAGTTAAATCAAGTGCTTATGTAGACGTGCAGGAAGTGGCACGCGGTGTGATCGAAAAGATCGGTTACACGAAGAGCGAGTATCAGTTTGAAGCCAAATCGTGCGGCGTATTCTCTGCTATCCATGAACAGAGCGGTGATATCAACCGCGGTGTTGAACGCGAAGACCCTTACAACCAGGGTGCGGGCGACCAGGGAATGATGTTCGGATATGCAACGAATGAAACTGAAAACTACATGCCTTTGGCTCTCGACCTTTCACACAGTTTGTTGTGGGAGCTGGCAGACATCCGCAAGAACGAGAACGAACTGATGCCTTACCTCCGTCCGGATGCAAAGAGTCAGGTTACTATTGAATATGATGACAACGGCAAGCCGTTGCGCATCGATACGATCGTTGTTTCTACGCAGCACGATGAGTTTATCGGTCCGAAAGGCATCAGCCAGGAGGAAGCCGACATCGCTATGCAGAAGAAGATTGCAGCTGATGTGAAGAAGATCCTGATTCCGCGCGTAAAAGCCCAGTATCCGGCTCATGTGCAGGCTTTGTTCAACGACGATATCATCTATCATGTCAATCCGACCGGTAAGTTTGTGATCGGCGGCCCTCACGGTGACACAGGTCTGACAGGACGTAAGATCATCGTGGATACATACGGTGGAAAAGGAGCCCACGGCGGTGGCGCATTCTCAGGGAAAGACCCTTCGAAAGTGGACCGTTCCGCAGCCTATGCTGCCCGTCATATTGCGAAAAACCTGGTGGCTGCCGGGGTTGCTGATGAAATGCTCGTACAGGTTTCTTATGCGATCGGTGTAGCCAAACCGATGAATATTTTCGTCAATACGTTTGGACGTGCCAATGTGAAACTGTCGGACGGCGAGATCGCAGAGAAGATATGGAATCTTTTCGATATGCGTCCGAAAGCAATCGAAGAGCGTCTGAAATTGCGTAATCCGATCTATCTGGAAACAGCTTCTTACGGACATATGGGACGTAAGCCGGAGCTTGTTACCAAGACATTTACTTCCCGTTATAACCCGGAACCTACTATTTGCGAGGTGGAGTTGTTTACCTGGGAGAAACTGGATTATGTGGATAAAGTAAAAGAAGCATTCGGACTCTGA
- the folK gene encoding 2-amino-4-hydroxy-6-hydroxymethyldihydropteridine diphosphokinase: MAIAYLALGTNIGNKRRNMITAAALLAERVGDVLALSGFYETEPWGFQSENTFLNAALRLETSLSPLELLKATQQIEVEMGRTQKSNGTYHDRIIDIDILLYDDLILQTPELTLPHPLMQDRRFVMEPLLEIAPNVVHPVFKKTIVSLIREHNIL, from the coding sequence ATGGCTATTGCATACCTGGCTTTAGGTACGAATATAGGAAATAAAAGACGGAATATGATAACAGCCGCTGCGCTGTTAGCTGAAAGGGTGGGAGATGTTCTCGCCCTTTCCGGTTTTTATGAAACCGAACCCTGGGGATTTCAGTCGGAGAATACGTTCCTGAATGCCGCTTTACGGCTCGAAACCTCTTTATCCCCGCTGGAGCTGCTGAAAGCGACCCAGCAGATAGAGGTGGAAATGGGACGTACGCAGAAAAGCAACGGTACTTATCATGACCGCATCATCGATATCGATATTCTGCTGTATGACGATCTGATCCTGCAGACGCCGGAACTGACATTGCCGCATCCGTTGATGCAGGATCGCCGGTTCGTGATGGAACCCTTGCTTGAAATAGCTCCGAACGTGGTTCATCCGGTGTTTAAAAAGACAATTGTATCCCTGATTCGGGAACACAACATTTTGTAA
- the queA gene encoding tRNA preQ1(34) S-adenosylmethionine ribosyltransferase-isomerase QueA, which produces MKLSKFKFNLPQEQIALHPAKNRDESRLMVVHRNTGEIEHKVFKDLLEYFGEKDVFIFNNTKVFPARLYGNKEKTGARIEVFLLRELNEDLRLWDVLVDPARKIRIGNKLYFGEDDSMVAEVIDNTTSRGRTLRFLYDGNHDEFKKALYALGETPLPKYIDRPVEADDEDRYQNIFAKEEGAVVAPAAGLHFSRELMKRLEIKDCRFAFLTVHSGLGNFREIDVEDLTKHKMDSEQMIVNADVVDIVNTGKDDGRQICAVGTSVMRAVETAVSTDGHLKEFEGWTNKFIFPPYDFSVATSMITNFHMPLSTLLMMTASFGGYDLIMDAYEVALKEGYRFGAYGDAMLII; this is translated from the coding sequence ATGAAGCTATCTAAATTCAAATTTAACTTACCGCAGGAACAGATCGCTCTTCATCCCGCAAAGAACAGAGATGAATCCCGGTTGATGGTTGTACACCGTAACACCGGAGAGATCGAGCACAAAGTCTTTAAAGACCTGTTGGAATATTTTGGAGAAAAAGATGTATTCATCTTCAACAACACGAAAGTTTTTCCTGCCCGTCTATATGGTAATAAGGAAAAGACCGGGGCACGTATCGAAGTGTTTTTGCTGCGTGAGCTGAACGAAGACCTTCGTCTTTGGGATGTGTTGGTTGATCCGGCCCGTAAGATCCGTATCGGTAATAAACTTTATTTCGGAGAGGACGATTCGATGGTTGCCGAAGTAATCGACAATACAACGTCACGCGGCCGTACTCTGCGTTTCCTGTATGACGGAAACCATGATGAGTTCAAAAAGGCATTGTATGCGCTGGGAGAGACTCCGCTGCCTAAATATATCGATCGCCCGGTAGAAGCGGACGACGAAGACCGTTACCAGAATATCTTCGCCAAGGAAGAAGGTGCGGTAGTGGCTCCGGCTGCCGGTCTGCATTTCAGCCGCGAATTGATGAAGCGTCTGGAGATCAAAGATTGCCGCTTCGCTTTCCTGACAGTTCATTCCGGATTGGGTAATTTCCGTGAAATCGATGTGGAAGACCTGACCAAGCATAAGATGGATTCCGAACAGATGATCGTGAATGCAGACGTTGTGGATATCGTAAATACAGGTAAGGACGACGGTCGCCAGATCTGTGCTGTCGGAACTTCCGTGATGCGTGCGGTAGAGACGGCTGTAAGCACGGACGGACATCTGAAAGAGTTTGAAGGATGGACGAATAAGTTCATTTTCCCTCCTTACGATTTCAGTGTGGCTACCAGCATGATCACCAACTTCCATATGCCGTTGTCTACGCTTCTGATGATGACTGCTTCATTCGGCGGATATGACCTGATCATGGATGCTTATGAGGTGGCATTGAAAGAAGGATACCGTTTCGGTGCTTATGGCGATGCAATGTTGATCATTTAA
- the truB gene encoding tRNA pseudouridine(55) synthase TruB, whose protein sequence is MDFIAGEVLYFNKPLTWTSFDLVNKFRYKLSRKLKVKKIKVGHAGTLDPLATGVMIVCTGRATKRIDEFQYQTKEYVATLKLGETTPSFDLEKEIDAVYPTEHITREMVEDVLNSFVGTIQQIPPVFSACKVDGKRAYELARKGEEVELKSKTLVIDEMELLECSLPVIKIRVVCSKGTYIRALARDIGVALHSGAHLIGLERTRIGDITLDKCMNPEDIDAFLDEAVGDRVADEAGTAPIEK, encoded by the coding sequence ATGGATTTTATAGCAGGAGAGGTTTTATATTTTAACAAGCCGCTGACGTGGACTTCGTTCGATCTGGTGAACAAGTTCCGTTATAAATTATCGCGGAAGCTGAAAGTAAAAAAGATAAAAGTCGGACATGCGGGAACGCTGGATCCGCTGGCTACCGGGGTCATGATCGTTTGTACCGGGAGGGCAACCAAGCGGATCGATGAATTTCAGTACCAGACCAAAGAATATGTGGCAACCCTGAAACTCGGGGAAACGACACCTTCGTTTGATCTAGAGAAAGAGATAGATGCCGTATATCCGACGGAACATATTACCCGGGAGATGGTAGAGGATGTGCTGAATTCGTTTGTAGGGACGATCCAGCAGATCCCTCCTGTTTTTTCGGCCTGCAAAGTGGATGGGAAGCGTGCCTATGAACTGGCACGTAAAGGTGAAGAAGTGGAGTTGAAGTCAAAGACGCTGGTGATCGACGAGATGGAACTGTTGGAATGCAGCCTGCCGGTCATTAAAATCCGTGTGGTATGCAGTAAGGGTACTTATATCCGTGCTTTGGCGCGTGATATCGGCGTTGCTCTGCATTCGGGAGCCCATCTGATCGGATTGGAGCGTACCCGGATCGGAGATATTACATTGGATAAATGCATGAATCCGGAAGATATCGATGCTTTTCTGGATGAAGCGGTTGGAGATCGTGTGGCTGATGAAGCCGGAACGGCTCCGATAGAAAAATGA
- a CDS encoding undecaprenyl-diphosphate phosphatase has product MSWFEALVLGIVQGLTEYLPVSSSGHLAIGSALFGIEGEENLAFTIVVHVATVFSTLVILWKEIEWIFRGLFKFQMNSETRYVINILISMIPIGIVGVFFKDTVEAIFGSGLLIVGCMLLVTAALLSFSYYAKPRQKENLSMKDAFIIGLAQACAVLPGLSRSGTTIATGLLLGNNKAKLAQFSFLMVIPPILGEALLDVLKLVKGEDIAGDIPTLSLVVGFVAAFLSGCLACKWMINIVKKGKLIYFAIYCAIVGLITIACTLMK; this is encoded by the coding sequence ATGAGTTGGTTTGAAGCCTTGGTGCTGGGGATCGTACAGGGACTGACAGAGTATCTTCCTGTAAGCAGCAGCGGACATCTGGCAATCGGATCGGCGCTGTTCGGAATTGAAGGAGAAGAGAATCTGGCTTTTACAATCGTAGTCCACGTGGCTACGGTATTTAGTACATTAGTTATACTCTGGAAAGAGATCGAATGGATATTCCGCGGATTGTTCAAGTTTCAGATGAACAGTGAAACACGCTATGTGATCAATATCCTGATTTCTATGATACCGATCGGTATTGTCGGAGTATTTTTCAAAGATACAGTCGAAGCGATCTTCGGTTCGGGTTTGCTGATAGTCGGTTGCATGTTGCTGGTAACGGCGGCATTACTGTCTTTCTCCTATTATGCAAAACCCCGGCAGAAAGAAAATCTTTCGATGAAAGACGCTTTTATTATCGGTTTGGCTCAGGCTTGTGCCGTTCTGCCCGGACTTTCACGTTCCGGAACAACGATCGCTACAGGTTTGCTGTTGGGTAATAATAAAGCTAAACTGGCTCAATTCTCTTTCCTGATGGTTATTCCCCCGATTTTGGGTGAAGCCCTGCTGGATGTGTTGAAGCTGGTAAAGGGCGAAGATATTGCCGGAGATATTCCGACGCTTTCGCTGGTTGTCGGTTTTGTAGCTGCTTTCCTTTCCGGTTGTCTGGCTTGTAAGTGGATGATCAATATCGTGAAAAAAGGAAAGCTGATCTACTTTGCTATTTATTGTGCGATAGTCGGGCTGATCACTATTGCATGTACATTGATGAAGTAA
- a CDS encoding DUF3098 domain-containing protein has product MAKRDFAFGKENFILIAVAVAVIIIGFMLMSGGGSGDTTSFNPEIFSTRRIVVAPVVTMIGFGLMIVGILKNSKNKEAVE; this is encoded by the coding sequence ATGGCTAAGAGAGATTTTGCTTTCGGAAAAGAGAATTTTATTCTGATCGCAGTTGCTGTGGCAGTGATCATTATTGGTTTTATGTTGATGAGTGGTGGTGGATCAGGTGATACAACCAGTTTTAACCCGGAAATATTCAGTACGCGCCGTATTGTAGTTGCTCCGGTAGTAACGATGATCGGTTTCGGCCTGATGATTGTAGGAATCCTGAAAAACAGCAAAAATAAAGAGGCGGTAGAATGA
- a CDS encoding cell division protein FtsX, translated as MAENNKVNSVSFFNSRLTSIISIALVLFLLGLILLMGLLGNQLSVYVKENISFSIVLKDNQKEADIKKMQKSLDALPFIKSTEYISKEQAAKELEEELGENPETFLGFNPLQASIEVKLHSEYANPDSLQHIEKKIKTYTSVSDLFYRKDMMQMVNDNMKRLGIILLTLAVMLMAISFVLISNTIRLLIYSKRFLIHTMKLVGATSGFIRRPFVRYNVVSGIFASILAIFMLTGSLYYLQHELDGFIQLLDVKALLVVFGAVFLLGILLSVTATVLAVNKYLRMGVDKLYYI; from the coding sequence ATGGCTGAAAATAATAAGGTAAACTCGGTTTCTTTCTTTAATTCTCGTCTTACATCTATTATAAGTATAGCCCTGGTATTGTTTTTACTCGGGTTGATTCTGTTGATGGGACTGCTGGGGAATCAGTTATCGGTTTATGTGAAGGAAAATATATCCTTTTCCATTGTTTTGAAAGATAACCAGAAGGAGGCCGACATCAAGAAGATGCAGAAAAGCCTGGACGCACTTCCTTTTATTAAATCCACAGAATACATTTCGAAAGAACAGGCTGCGAAAGAACTGGAAGAAGAACTGGGAGAAAATCCCGAAACTTTCCTGGGCTTTAACCCTCTGCAAGCTTCTATAGAAGTAAAGTTGCATTCCGAATATGCCAATCCGGACAGCCTGCAGCATATTGAAAAGAAAATTAAAACATATACATCCGTTTCTGACCTGTTCTATCGTAAGGATATGATGCAGATGGTGAACGATAATATGAAACGCCTGGGCATTATCCTGCTTACGCTGGCAGTTATGCTGATGGCTATATCGTTTGTCCTGATCAGTAATACGATCCGTTTGCTGATCTATTCCAAACGTTTTTTGATCCATACGATGAAACTGGTCGGGGCTACTTCCGGTTTTATCAGGCGTCCTTTTGTCCGCTATAATGTCGTTAGCGGTATTTTTGCATCCATCCTGGCAATATTCATGCTGACCGGTTCGTTATATTATTTACAGCACGAATTGGACGGTTTTATTCAGCTTTTGGATGTGAAGGCTTTGCTGGTGGTTTTTGGAGCAGTGTTCTTGCTCGGAATCCTGTTGTCGGTGACGGCTACCGTGTTGGCTGTAAACAAGTACCTCCGTATGGGTGTTGATAAGTTGTATTATATATAA
- the miaB gene encoding tRNA (N6-isopentenyl adenosine(37)-C2)-methylthiotransferase MiaB, whose translation MTNQENGADLKSAAGFEEKKLFIETYGCQMNVADSEVVASIMKMDGYALTDKIEEADAVFVNTCSVRDNAEQKIYGRLQYFQSLKRKKKSLIIGVLGCMAERVKEELIHVHHADLVVGPDSYMDLPNLIGAVEHGEKAINVELSTQETYKDVMPLKLGGVHISGFVSIMRGCNNFCTYCIVPYTRGRERSRDVESILNEIRDMRDKGFKEVTLLGQNVNSYAFEKEDETVTFPMLLERVALEAPNMRIRFVTSHPKDMSDDTLRVIAAHNNICKYIHLPAQSGSSKILKVMNRKYTREWYLDRIAAIRRIVPEASIATDLFCGFHSETEEDYQETLSLMREVRYDAAFLFKYSERPGTYAAKHLPDTVSEEEKVRRLQGMIDLQNQLSEESNLRDIGKEFEVLIEGFSKRSREQLFGRTSQNKVVIFDKKNYKVGQFVKVRITRASSATLFGEPVE comes from the coding sequence ATGACGAATCAGGAAAATGGCGCAGACTTAAAATCTGCAGCCGGATTTGAGGAGAAAAAATTGTTCATCGAGACCTACGGGTGCCAGATGAATGTGGCGGACAGTGAGGTAGTCGCTTCCATAATGAAAATGGACGGATATGCCCTGACTGACAAAATTGAAGAAGCGGATGCTGTTTTCGTGAATACCTGCTCTGTGCGTGATAATGCCGAACAGAAAATTTACGGAAGACTACAGTATTTCCAGTCGCTTAAACGTAAAAAGAAGTCGCTGATTATCGGTGTACTGGGGTGTATGGCCGAACGGGTGAAGGAAGAATTGATCCATGTGCATCATGCAGACCTGGTTGTCGGACCGGATTCTTATATGGATCTGCCGAATCTGATAGGAGCAGTGGAGCATGGTGAAAAAGCAATCAATGTGGAACTGTCTACGCAGGAGACCTATAAAGATGTCATGCCGCTGAAATTGGGAGGCGTGCATATATCCGGTTTTGTGTCGATCATGCGCGGATGCAATAATTTCTGTACTTATTGTATTGTACCCTATACCCGTGGTCGTGAGCGTAGCCGCGATGTGGAGAGTATCCTGAATGAGATACGCGATATGCGTGACAAGGGTTTTAAGGAAGTGACCCTGCTGGGACAGAATGTAAATTCCTATGCTTTTGAAAAAGAGGATGAAACTGTTACTTTCCCGATGTTGCTGGAACGCGTGGCTTTGGAGGCTCCCAATATGCGTATCCGTTTTGTGACATCTCATCCGAAAGACATGAGTGACGATACGCTTCGTGTGATTGCCGCCCATAATAATATATGTAAGTACATACATCTGCCTGCCCAGTCGGGAAGTTCGAAGATACTGAAGGTGATGAACCGGAAATATACCCGCGAATGGTATCTGGACCGTATCGCAGCCATCCGCCGCATCGTCCCCGAAGCGTCTATTGCCACGGACTTGTTCTGCGGCTTCCATTCGGAAACGGAAGAGGATTACCAGGAGACACTTTCACTGATGCGTGAAGTGAGGTATGATGCGGCTTTCCTGTTCAAATATTCGGAACGACCGGGAACATATGCAGCCAAGCATCTTCCGGATACCGTATCGGAAGAAGAGAAAGTACGCCGTTTGCAGGGAATGATCGACCTGCAGAATCAGTTATCCGAAGAAAGCAACCTGCGCGATATTGGCAAGGAGTTCGAAGTCCTGATCGAAGGGTTCTCCAAACGTTCACGTGAACAGTTGTTTGGCCGTACCAGCCAGAACAAAGTGGTTATTTTCGATAAGAAAAATTATAAAGTCGGACAGTTTGTGAAGGTACGGATCACCCGGGCTTCTTCAGCCACCTTATTTGGTGAACCGGTAGAATGA
- a CDS encoding acetyl-CoA hydrolase/transferase family protein, which yields MALKFITAEEAASFVHHDNNVGFSGFTPAGCPKVVPGAIAKKAMEEHEKGNPFQIGMFTGASTGDKLDGELARANAIKFRTPYQSNKDLRALLNSHGAQYFDMHLSELAQDLRYGFLGKIDVAIVEAADVTEDGEIVPTSGVGILPTICRMADRIIIELNSRHPKEIRGMHDIYEPADPPYRREIPIYTPSDRIGTPYVKVDPAKIVGIVKTEEPNEGGKFSPLDDVTMAIGKNVADFLVSEIKAGRLPKEFVPLQSGVGNVANAVLGCMGANEEIPAFNVYTEVIQDAVISLMKEGRVKFASGCSLSVSNEVIREIYANLDFFKDKILLRPQEISNNPEVARRLGLIAINTALEADIFGNINSTHVSGTRMMNGIGGSGDFTRSAMLSIFTTPSTAKEGKISAFVPMVSHLDHSEHSVKIIITEYGVADLRGKSPIERANCIIDNCVHPDYKPLLREYLAMGVKGHTPQNLKCCFAFHEELAASGDMHNVDWSKYNK from the coding sequence ATGGCTTTAAAATTCATCACAGCTGAAGAAGCTGCTTCGTTCGTACATCACGACAATAACGTAGGATTCAGTGGTTTCACCCCTGCCGGATGTCCGAAAGTTGTTCCGGGAGCCATTGCCAAAAAAGCGATGGAAGAACACGAAAAAGGTAATCCTTTCCAGATCGGTATGTTTACCGGCGCTTCTACAGGCGATAAACTGGACGGCGAACTGGCACGTGCAAATGCAATCAAATTCCGTACTCCATATCAGTCAAATAAAGACCTCCGCGCACTGTTGAATTCACACGGAGCGCAGTATTTCGATATGCACCTTTCTGAACTGGCACAGGACCTGCGTTACGGTTTCCTTGGAAAAATCGATGTAGCGATCGTCGAAGCTGCCGATGTAACGGAAGACGGTGAAATCGTTCCTACCAGCGGTGTCGGTATCCTGCCGACTATCTGCCGGATGGCTGACCGTATCATTATCGAATTGAACAGCCGCCACCCGAAAGAGATTCGCGGCATGCATGATATTTATGAACCGGCAGATCCTCCTTATCGTCGTGAAATTCCTATTTATACTCCGTCAGACCGTATCGGGACTCCTTACGTAAAGGTTGATCCTGCCAAGATCGTCGGTATCGTTAAAACAGAAGAACCGAACGAAGGCGGTAAGTTCTCTCCGCTGGATGACGTTACAATGGCTATCGGTAAGAATGTTGCCGACTTCCTGGTGAGCGAAATCAAAGCCGGTCGTCTGCCGAAAGAATTCGTTCCTCTGCAGAGCGGTGTAGGCAACGTAGCCAATGCTGTTTTAGGCTGTATGGGAGCCAACGAAGAAATTCCGGCATTCAATGTATATACTGAGGTTATCCAGGATGCTGTTATCAGCCTGATGAAAGAAGGCCGCGTTAAATTTGCCAGCGGTTGCTCTTTGTCTGTAAGTAATGAAGTGATCCGTGAAATTTATGCAAACCTCGATTTCTTCAAAGACAAGATTCTTCTTCGTCCGCAGGAAATTTCCAACAACCCGGAAGTTGCCCGCCGCTTAGGTCTGATCGCTATCAACACAGCGCTGGAAGCTGATATCTTCGGTAATATCAACTCTACTCACGTGTCAGGAACAAGAATGATGAATGGTATCGGTGGTTCAGGAGACTTTACCCGTTCAGCTATGCTGTCTATCTTTACAACACCTTCTACTGCAAAAGAAGGCAAGATCAGTGCTTTCGTTCCAATGGTATCCCACCTGGATCACAGCGAACACTCCGTGAAGATCATCATCACAGAATACGGTGTAGCCGACCTGCGTGGCAAATCTCCGATCGAACGTGCCAACTGCATTATCGACAATTGCGTGCATCCGGATTACAAGCCGTTATTGAGAGAATATCTGGCAATGGGTGTGAAAGGTCATACTCCGCAGAACCTGAAATGTTGCTTCGCTTTCCACGAAGAACTGGCAGCAAGCGGCGACATGCACAATGTAGACTGGAGCAAGTACAACAAGTAA